The following proteins come from a genomic window of Drosophila sulfurigaster albostrigata strain 15112-1811.04 chromosome X, ASM2355843v2, whole genome shotgun sequence:
- the LOC133848737 gene encoding GPI transamidase component PIG-T gives MLSALSTFLPPLLLLLLWTPLTPTAHGHQPDEQFHEELVVRPLAGDHVNTYFQFTTRWHYGDRNNLYHTQLTPRVIAEILQTYDVKELHISLTQGLWRYESWGYPIVDATGGAELWAWFSANNLTNDAVNKQWMQLANVFSGVLCSSLNFVDNTNSIAPRHIFRPQFMHHAGEHGKQFVRYATLPREIVCTENLTPWKKLLPCGSASGLATLLNSGFVHNTKYHSLGVKVRTLCDHDDDNNCIVELTQTANLVYDLKLLEQSNTDFSLRRLFGMGLNGYCELATSSRIYAQRSEQGERFQLVPPPAFNVSSIRGGHRVSYGVYDIQQQFEAAAPDATRLFNIAWISEKSTGGGRRLAVSALNLPPLYAHRYLLGNGQKRGRIATEIRNTHYEDLPVVLLELVPWYVHAYLHTLRIRNKAQQRREYATDVNDELPFKLLHYAPGKQRELPTHLEIGFVLPAKSSALITIEVDYLLLKWLEYPPDANHGHYIGAAVISTQLPMGRNYSALPPEAHLFKDSFNASRPSYTLTLRTEALIVSLPTPDFSMPYNVICLACTVVALAFGPIHSVATKLMIVERQTTMPRNLLRKLIHKLKSRWGSKKEEATSVPQTATDEKLQQQQQHEEKEAEQQESVVCNEQEQANM, from the exons ATGTTATCCGCATTGTCCACATTTCTGCCGCcgctgctactgttgctgctttggaCGCCTCTAACGCCAACGGCGCATGGTCACCAGCCCGATGAGCAATTCCATGAAGAGCTAGTGGTGCGTCCGCTTGCCGGCGACCATGTAAACACATACTTTCAGTTCACCACGCGATGGCATTACGGCGATCGTAACAATC TCTATCACACACAGCTAACGCCTCGCGTCATTGCCGAAATCCTACAGACCTACGATGTCAAGGAGCTGCACATTAGCCTCACTCAAGGTCTGTGGCGCTACGAGAGCTGGGGTTATCCCATTGTGGATGCCACCGGTGGTGCTGAGTTGTGGGCGTGGTTCAGTGCCAACAATTTGACCAACGATGCGGTGAACAAACAATGGATGCAATTGGCCAATGTGTTCTCCGGCGTATTGTGCTCCTCGCTGAATTTTGTGGACAACACCAATAGCATTGCACCACGTCACATCTTTCGGCCGCAGTTCATGCACCACGCCGGAGAGCATGGCAAGCAGTTCGTTCGCTATGCGACATTGCCACGGGAAATTGTTTGCACCGAGAATCTGACGCCATGGAAGAAACTGTTGCCCTGCGGCAGTGCATCCGGTTTGGCCACATTGCTCAACTCGGGCTTTGTGCACAATACCAAATATCATTCATTGGGCGTCAAAGTGCGCACACTATGCGATCACGATGATGACAACAACTGTATTGTGGAGCTCACCCAAACGGCAAATCTGGTTTACGATCTCAAATTGCTGGAGCAGAGCAACACGGACTTTTCGTTGCGCCGTCTCTTCGGCATGGGACTGAATGGTTACTGTGAGCTGGCCACCAGCAGTCGCATCTATGCGCAACGCAGCGAGCAAGGCGAACGCTTCCAGTTGGTGCCGCCGCCCGCATTCAATGTGAGCAGCATACGCGGTGGACACCGGGTGTCGTATGGTGTCTATGACATACAACAGCAATTTGAGGCGGCAGCACCGGATGCTACACGTCTCTTTAACATTGCCTGGATCAGTGAAAAGTCAACGGGAGGAGGACGTCGTCTGGCTGTTAGTGCATTGAACTTGCCACCGCTTTATGCGCATCGCTATCTGCTGGGGAATGGACAGAAACGTGGACGTATTGCCACCGAGATACGCAACACACACTATGAGGACTTGCCAGTGGTGTTGCTCGAGCTGGTGCCTTGGTATGTGCACGCCTATTTGcacacgttgcgtatacgcaacaagGCGCAACAACGTCGCGAGTACGCCACGGATGTGAATGATGAGTTGCCATTTAAGCTGTTGCACTATGCGCCTGGGAAACAACGTGAATTGCCCACACATCTGGAGATTGGTTTTGTGCTGCCGGCGAAGAGCAGCGCGCTGATTACCATCGAGGTGGACTATTTGCTGCTCAAGTGGCTCGAGTATCCGCCGGATGCGAATCACGGGCATTATATTGGTGCTGCTGTTATAAGCACACAGTTGCCCATGGGCCGCAATTATAGCGCCTTGCCGCCGGAGGCACATCTCTTCAAGGATTCGTTTAATGCGTCGCGACCAAGTTATACGCTGACGCTGCGCACGGAGGCGTTGATTGTGTCGCTGCCAACGCCCGATTTTAGCATGCCGTATAATGTGATTTGTTTAGCGTGCACAGTGGTTGCATTGGCCTTTGGGCCCATTCACAGTGTGGCCACCAAATTGATGATTGTCGAGCGACAGACGACGATGCCGCGCAATCTGTTGCGCAAGCTCATACACAAGCTCAAGTCACGCTGGGGTAGCAAGAAGGAGGAGGCAACATCAGTGCCGCAGACAGCAACAGACGaaaaactgcagcagcagcagcagcatgagGAGAAAGAAGCGGAACAGCAAGAGTCGGTCGTTTGTAATGAGCAGGAGCAGGCGAACATGTGA
- the LOC133848735 gene encoding putative mediator of RNA polymerase II transcription subunit 26, producing MQNDMVSIPSANMNGGLKAANNSSGNVVGVGVAGTVLTNAQRVYLTPASSYHLAAAARQTAAGVGVAAAAGSKVGNTAATGIAGNAVAANPNALAAAASTSGAAGTVRYFSQFSKLQPVQPVLNASVVQRKLINPEAMVLVNGNKPLIFATTPAAAAAANNNNNNSNNNNINNGKLLTAAAATTTTTSAAATTTVPNGSRLVLNKQQQLLLLQQQQQQQQQQQLQLQHQQRQQQLRLQLQEEQQQASVMEQQQVEDLIEEEEEEDVEEVVEEQEPEQQQPLSLVVGGAAGSKSVADSDAEPELDIVINNVVCSFSVRCHLKLREIALNGSNVEYRRENGMVTMKLRRPYTTASIWSSGRITCTGATSESQAKIAARRYARCLGKLGFPTHFQNFRIVNVLGTCSMPWAIKIVNFSERHRDNASYEPELHPGVTYKMREPKATLKIFSTGSITVTAASVNDVESAIQHIYPLVHEFRKQRSPEELQHLRQKQRAQSGEQGNNELDDADDTANNDTTKEDLFANTTAAHNNHNNQNNNAPNATRPMPMNASMRRLDQYKQQYQPNNSEQTATKIGAASSTTSNNNNTTTSSSSSSGDNICANARRRATECWATKLQNKRPRYNDPGAAATTSKTLTSSNSTITIANNSNINNSNHSSTTTTATTATTAHVIGGNGSFIAVNKLRPKQQQQQLPVGVVLKQPNNLRARIATTTTAAATTLATTTVAKRDSYSPTDFQVDDLIEEDDDEDLDMHF from the exons ATGCAAAACGATATGGTCAGCATCCCATCGGCCAATATGAATGGCGGTCTCAaggcagccaacaacagcagcggcaacgttgtcggcgtcggcgtcgccGGCACAGTATTGACTAACGCACAACGTGTTTATCTGACGCCCGCCTCCAGTTATCACCTCGCAGCGGCCGCACGCCAAACAGCAGCTGGCGTCGGCGTCGCTGCTGCGGCTGGCAGTAAAGTAGGAAATACGGCCGCAACGGGAATTGCAGGCAATGCGGTGGCAGCAAATCCAAATGCGttggcggcagcagcatcgaCAAGCGGCGCTGCTGGAACCGTGCGTTATTTTTCGCAATTTAGCAAACTGCAGCCGGTGCAGCCAGTGTTGAATGCCAGTGTTGTGCAACGCAAGCTTATCAATCCTGAGGCAATGGTGTTGGTAAATGGCAACAAACCGTTGATATTTGCTActacaccagcagcagcagcagcagccaacaacaacaacaataatagcaataataacaacatcaacaatggCAAGTTGctcactgcagcagcagcaacaacaacaacgacatcagcggcggcaacaacaacagttccTAATGGCAGCAGGCTGGTGCTCaataagcagcaacaactattgctgctgcagcagcaacaacaacagcagcagcaacaacaattgcaactgcaacaccaacaacgacagcaacaactgcgactgcaactgcaggaagagcaacagcaagctTCTGTGATGGAACAACAGCAGGTGGAGGATCTGatcgaggaggaggaggaggaggacgtGGAAGAAGTGGTGGAGGAGCAGGAAccggagcagcaacagccattGTCATTGGTAGTCGGCGGAGCGGCTGGCAGCAAATCGGTGGCGGATTCGGATGCTGAACCCGAGCTGGACATTGTGATCAATAACGTTGTCTGCTCGTTCAGTGTGCGCTGTCACCTCAAGTTGCGCGAGATCGCGTTGAATGGCTCCAATGTGGAGTACAGACGCGAGAATGGCATGGTCACCATGAAGCTGCGTCGTCCCTACACAACAGCCTCAATTTGGTCGTCGGGCAGGATTACGTGCACAGGCGCCACATCTGAGTCGCAG GCCAAGATTGCGGCTCGTCGCTATGCTCGCTGCCTGGGCAAACTGGGTTTTCCGACGCACTTCCAGAACTTTCGGATCGTGAATGTGCTGGGCACCTGCAGCATGCCCTGGGCAATTAAAATAGTCAATTTCTCGGAGCGTCATCGTGACAATGCCAGCTATGAGCCCGAGCTGCATCCCGGCGTCACCTACAAGATGCGCGAGCCCAAGGCCACGCTCAAAATCTTCTCCACGGGCAGCATAACGGTAACAG CCGCCAGCGTGAATGACGTGGAATCCGCCATACAGCACATTTATCCGCTGGTGCACGAGTTCCGCAAGCAGCGTTCGCCGGAGGAACTGCAACATCTGCGGCAGAAGCAGCGTGCCCAGAGCGGTGAGCAGGGCAACAACGAGCTGGATGACGCCGATGATACAGCCAACAACGATACAACCAAAGAGGATTTGTTTGCGAACACAACCGCCGCCCACAACAATCATAATAATCAGAACAACAATGCACCAAATGCCACCCGCCCGATGCCAATGAATGCCTCGATGCGTCGCTTGGATCAGTACAAGCAGCAGTATCAACCCAACAACAGCGAACAGACTGCGACTAAAATAGGCGCCGCCAGTAgcacaaccagcaacaacaacaacaccaccaccagcagcagcagcagcagtggcgaCAACATTTGTGCAAATGCGCGTCGTCGCGCTACCGAATGTTGGGCCaccaaattgcaaaataaacgTCCGCGCTACAATGATCCTGGTGCGGCGGCGACAACCTCAAAAACActcaccagcagcaacagcaccataACCattgccaacaacagcaacatcaacaacagcaaccactccagcacaacaaccacagcgacaacagcaacaacagcgcatGTTATTGGTGGCAATGGCAGTTTCATTGCCGTCAATAAGTTGCGcccaaagcaacagcagcaacagttgcctgTTGGCGTTGTGCTAAAGCAGCCAAATAATTTGCGTGCTCGcatcgcaacaacaacaacagcagcagcaacaacattggcGACAACAACTGTTGCGAAACGTGACTCGTATTCACCTACGGATTTCCAGGTGGATGATTTGATTGAggaggatgacgatgaggatCTGGATATGCATTTTtga